Within Pseudomonadota bacterium, the genomic segment CCTTACAGTGGACACATGGTTCGTCCGTCGGATAAAAAAGAGCCTAAAAAAATCGCATGGCTTCAATGTATCGGATCAAGGGATGTGCATATCGGCGCTAAGGGCTACTGTTCGTCGGTTTGCTGCACATATGCAATCAAAGAAGCCACGCTTGCTAAAGAACACAGTAAGGAACCTTTGGATGCTGCAATTTTTTATATGGATATCCGCACCCATGGAAAAGACTTTGAAAGATATTACAACCGGGCCAGGGATGAATACGGTGTCCGTTTCGTCAAATCCAGAATCACGAATATTGTACCGACGGACAGCGGCGATCAGCTGATCCGGTACCTTGACGAATCCGGTAATCGGGTTGAAGAAAAATTTGACATTGTAGTTCTTTCTGTGGGTCTGGAGGTGTCTAAGACTCTATCTTCTCTTGCTAACGCTAATAATATTCGATTGGATACTTACGGCTTTGTCAAAACCAACAGCTTTGAACCGGTCAGCACATCCAGGCCCGGCATTTTTGTTTGCGGCTCTTTCGAGGCCCCGAAAGATATTCCCTCTTCGGTCATTGAAGCGAGCGCATCTGCCGGCAGCGCCGGAAGTTGCCTGACCGAATCCCGCTGGACCCTGACCAGGCAGAAAGAGCTTGCCAAAGAGATGAATACGCGTGGCGAACCGCCCCGGATAGGTGTTTTTGTTTGCTGCTGCGGCACCAATATTGCCGGTGTGATTGATGTTCCGGCAGTCGTTGAATACGCTAAGAACTTGAAATCTGTTGCCTATGCCGAGCAGAACATGTTCAGTTGCTCTCAGGGCACTCAGGACAGCATGTCCGTTATCATCAAAGAAAAGCAATTGAATAGGGTGGTCGTGGCCGCCTGTACTCCCAAAACCCATGAACCTCTCTTTCAGGAGACCCTCACAAATGCAGGCTTAAACAAGTATGTCTTTGATCTGACAAATATCAGAAACCAGTGTTCCTGGGTGCATAAAAGTACCCCTGAAGCCGCAACAGAAAAGGCGAAAGCTCTCGTACGAATGGCAGTTGCAAAGGTTGAACTCATGGAGCCTCTCAAAGAAGCCGAACTTCAGGTCAATCAGGCGGCTCTCGTAATCGGTGGCGGCATAGCCGGAATGACAGCAGCAAAAACTTTTTCAGATCAAGGATACCACACGTTCCTGATAGAAAAAACCGACCGGCTGGGCGGTCAGTCCTTGCATATTCATCAAACCTGGCAGGGAGAGGATGTACAGCAGAATTTAAGCCGAATGACAGCCGGGATCCAGGCGGATAAAAATATTGATATTTTTACAAACGCTGAAATAATCAAGACGGACGGTTTTGTCGGCAACTTCAAAACCACCGTCAGGACAGGAGATAAGACAGAGGAACTGATACATGGCGTTACAGTTATCGCATCAGGGGCGTTGGAACTAAAGCCGGATCAGTATTTTTACGGCAAGGATGAACGAGTACTTACAAGTCTTGAGCTGGATCGTAAACTGATTGAAAATGATCAGGCCGTATCGCAGAAAAAAACAGCCCTGTTTATTCAGTGCGTCGGTTCCAGAATTCCCGAAAGGCCTTATTGCTCCAAGGTCTGTTGTACCCATTCCATCAAAAACGCATTAGAGCTTAAAAGGCTCAACCCGGAAATGGGTATATATATCCTTTATCGGGATATGCGCTCTTACGGGTTACGCGAAGATCTTTACCGGGAAGCCAGGGAAAAGGGGATTATTTTCATTCGATATCATGCGGATCAGGGCATAGATGTCAGTTCCGATGAAAAAGGTTTGAAAGTCAGGTTTACCGACACCGTCATACGCCGCAAAATGGAAATAAATCCGGATATTCTGGTGCTTGCTACAGCCATAACACCGCCCACAAAAAATCCGCTGGCGCAACAATACAAGGCTACCCTGAATAACGATGGTTTTTTCATGGAAGCCCACATCAAACTCAGGCCGGTTGATTGCGCAACGGATGGAGTTTTTATTTGCGGCCTGGCTCACGCACCCAAGCCGATTGACGAATCCATTGCTCAGGCGGTGGCAGCTGCAACCCGCGCGATAACCCTGCTTGCACGTAAAACCATTTATACCAGCGGAACCATAGCCGAAGTTGTTCCTGCGGCATGCAGCAGCTGCGGAGTTTGCGTTTCGATTTGTCCGTACTCGGCTCCTTCTTTTATTGAAGAAACCGCCAGATTCTTCCCCGGCAAAGCCAATATCAATCCGGCGCTTTGCAAGGGATGCGGATTATGCGTGGCATCCTGCCGATCCGGAGCCATCAGGCTTAAAGGTTTTGATAATGACCAGATATTTGCGCAGATATATGCACTGTGATTGTTTGTTGGTTGATACAATAATATCTTATATTGATTTTTGATAAACAAGCTGCTTTTTGATATACTTCTTTTAAATAATAGAAGGCAGCTTCCTATTTTTATACCAAAGAGGAGGTAGCTATGAAAACTTTTTCCGATCTGATTGAGGAAGTTCAAAAACAGGGACTCTGCCAGCGCTGTGGCGGCTGTGTGGCATTTTGCACTGCCCTCAACTACGGGGGTCTGGAGTTGGATGAAGAAGGCAACCCCCGGTATAAAGCTGAAGGAAAAGAAAACTGTATAGGAGGCGGAATTTGCTATTCTATATGCCCTGAGACCCACGAACTTGATGAGGAAGTCAAAAATCTCGTGAACTGGGAGGCGCCTATGGGCCGCACTCTTTGCTCCCTGGTGGCCAGAACTACAAACCCAGCCATTAAGGAACGTGCCACCGACGGCGGGGTGGTAACTGCGCTGCTGCTCAATTTGTTTGAAAAGGGCCATATTGATGGGGCCATCGTCACCAAAGAGTCAGGATTGTTTCAGCGGAGACCTTGGCTTGCCCATAGCAAAGAGGAAATCATTGGATCTGCCGGCTTCCATTTTGATGCTTCTCACGGCCTGCAGCTCTTTTCGGAACTATATTCAACCTATTCCCCTTCCTTTGTTAAAGTCGGCTACATTAGCTCTAAACGTTTAGACCGGGTTGCCTTTGTGGGAACCCCCTGCCAGGTTAATACTATCAGGAGAATCCAGGCCCTGGGGATTGAGCCCGCTAACGCCATTACAATCATTTTCGGACTTTTCTGTACAGGTAATTTCATTTTTGGTCCCGAACAGCAGCACCAACTGGAAAAGATCGGCGGTTTCCGATGGAACGAGGTTAACAAGATCAACGTTAAAGAGCATCTCATGATACATCTGCGCAATAAGGAGATACGTCACATCTCCCTTGATCAGCTTGATTTCATGAAGCGCCATGCCTGCCACTACTGCTTTGATTATAGCGCTGAATTTGCGGATCTTTCTTTTGGCGGCTTAGGCTCGCCGGAAGGCTGGACAACCGTAATAACGCGTTCTCTTCAGGGGCAGGCTGTGTTAAACGATGCTTTGGGAGGAGCTATTGAGACATACGGGCACAATGATCCCCCCATTCTGGCCACTGAAATTCTCGCAAAAGTCATGGAATTGTCCGACAGAAAAAAGCAATCGGCTGCAAAAAATCGTATGAGAGAAGTACAACAGCCTGAGAGAACAGGAGACTAACAGGGCCAATATTCACCATTTTTTCACCTATTCTCATTTTAAACTTATTACCAAACAGATAATAAAATATTTGCCACGCCTTACCCTATTGTTCTTTTGAGTATTCCAAGCAGTTTATCCGGATCAAAAGGTTTAGGAAGATAAGCAACAGCATTTTTAATTGAAAGGTGCCTGCCCGCAAGACCGCTTATTACTAAAACAGGAATATCTTTGAATTCTTCATTTTTTGAAATTTTTCTGTAAAAATTTGTTCCCCATTCTTCATGCATCTGAAGATCAAGAGTTATAAGATCAGGTTTTACCTTTTTTAAGGCTTCGCACCCTTCAATTCCGCTCGATGCGGTTAATGTTTCATAGCCGTTATCATTAAGAATGCTTACAATATATTTTACAATTACAGGATCATCATCAATTACAAGAATTTTTTTTGCCATGGTATACCTCGTTTTTTTCATTAAGAAATATTAAGAATTCGAGTTAGTATATTAATTATACACTATTTTAATTTCATAAATAGCATACAACGTCAAAATAATAAATAAAGTTGTAGGAGCCACTTTCAAAACGTCCCAGTTTGGTCAAGCTCAGGGCGGGAGAAAATTTCAACCACAGGAATACATTAAGTATTTCGAGCATAGCGCTAAAGGCAAGCGCTATACTTCACTACGTGTCACTTCGTGCGAAATTTGAGCCCAACCCTGAGTACCAATCTATTTCCCATAAGGACAAAAATGGGAAAGCCCCAGGAGGCGGGCAGGTCCTGCAATGGAGACCCCAAAAAAAATAACGGGCTTTTGTTTCATAAAAGCGCCTATCGTGTCATTAATAAGTGTAGTTCCTGTGACAATTGCAACATCGCACCAGTTTAGATTTGCTTCCGTCTCTTCCGGGGAATCTATCATCACGCCAAACTTTTGTTTGCCGATATTTTCCGAATCCAGATCAGTAGCCCGCACCTCAAACAGGCCGGACAGCGCCTCCAGCATCCTGGGCTGGAGCCCTACCAGAGCAACTTTGGGTTTTCCAAATTTATTTTGGACATATGCAACCAGTTCACCGGCGCAAAGAACAGGATCATGATCCCGGCAGTGTACAGTTTTTTCAACCATCCCCAGATGTCTCATCACAGCATTAACAGTAGCAACAAATATTGCCCGCCTGAAATTGTTGGTAGGCTCCATTTGAATAACCTGTGAAAGGCTACCGGTAAAATCGCCGAATCTATCCGTAAATGCCTGCCCCAGGGCGCCTTTAAATTCCGCCTGCATTACCCGTTCTTTTCCCTTCTGTATGGGATAATCCTGTTCTTCGGGATTTCCTATCGCCTCTTCCGGTGTGAGAGTTCTGGCAACAACTCTGATCTCTTCGGAACCTAATCCTCTTTTATCAATTATTTCCGAAAATTTATTTCTGATTTTTTCGTACA encodes:
- a CDS encoding Coenzyme F420 hydrogenase/dehydrogenase, beta subunit C-terminal domain; this translates as MKTFSDLIEEVQKQGLCQRCGGCVAFCTALNYGGLELDEEGNPRYKAEGKENCIGGGICYSICPETHELDEEVKNLVNWEAPMGRTLCSLVARTTNPAIKERATDGGVVTALLLNLFEKGHIDGAIVTKESGLFQRRPWLAHSKEEIIGSAGFHFDASHGLQLFSELYSTYSPSFVKVGYISSKRLDRVAFVGTPCQVNTIRRIQALGIEPANAITIIFGLFCTGNFIFGPEQQHQLEKIGGFRWNEVNKINVKEHLMIHLRNKEIRHISLDQLDFMKRHACHYCFDYSAEFADLSFGGLGSPEGWTTVITRSLQGQAVLNDALGGAIETYGHNDPPILATEILAKVMELSDRKKQSAAKNRMREVQQPERTGD
- a CDS encoding FAD-dependent oxidoreductase — its product is MSQKEIGAVMVVGGGIAGMQAALDAADSGYYVYLVERSSSIGGLMPQFDKTFPTNDCAMCIVSPKLVEVGRHINIELLTLSEVLNISGDKGNFEVSLKQFPRYVDMDKCIACGLCAEKCPKKVINIYDGSLSKRKAIYVKYAQAVPLKYAIDPDNCLFLTKGKCKACEKFCPADAINYDDQPKDMTLNVGAIILSGGCETYDPKHHDVYGYTKSSNIVTSLEFERILSASGPYSGHMVRPSDKKEPKKIAWLQCIGSRDVHIGAKGYCSSVCCTYAIKEATLAKEHSKEPLDAAIFYMDIRTHGKDFERYYNRARDEYGVRFVKSRITNIVPTDSGDQLIRYLDESGNRVEEKFDIVVLSVGLEVSKTLSSLANANNIRLDTYGFVKTNSFEPVSTSRPGIFVCGSFEAPKDIPSSVIEASASAGSAGSCLTESRWTLTRQKELAKEMNTRGEPPRIGVFVCCCGTNIAGVIDVPAVVEYAKNLKSVAYAEQNMFSCSQGTQDSMSVIIKEKQLNRVVVAACTPKTHEPLFQETLTNAGLNKYVFDLTNIRNQCSWVHKSTPEAATEKAKALVRMAVAKVELMEPLKEAELQVNQAALVIGGGIAGMTAAKTFSDQGYHTFLIEKTDRLGGQSLHIHQTWQGEDVQQNLSRMTAGIQADKNIDIFTNAEIIKTDGFVGNFKTTVRTGDKTEELIHGVTVIASGALELKPDQYFYGKDERVLTSLELDRKLIENDQAVSQKKTALFIQCVGSRIPERPYCSKVCCTHSIKNALELKRLNPEMGIYILYRDMRSYGLREDLYREAREKGIIFIRYHADQGIDVSSDEKGLKVRFTDTVIRRKMEINPDILVLATAITPPTKNPLAQQYKATLNNDGFFMEAHIKLRPVDCATDGVFICGLAHAPKPIDESIAQAVAAATRAITLLARKTIYTSGTIAEVVPAACSSCGVCVSICPYSAPSFIEETARFFPGKANINPALCKGCGLCVASCRSGAIRLKGFDNDQIFAQIYAL
- a CDS encoding response regulator; protein product: MAKKILVIDDDPVIVKYIVSILNDNGYETLTASSGIEGCEALKKVKPDLITLDLQMHEEWGTNFYRKISKNEEFKDIPVLVISGLAGRHLSIKNAVAYLPKPFDPDKLLGILKRTIG